Proteins encoded within one genomic window of Streptomyces taklimakanensis:
- the pgsA gene encoding phosphatidylinositol phosphate synthase — protein sequence MLNKYARAFFTRVLTPFAALLLRLGVSPDTVTLIGTGGVMAGALVFFPRGEFFWGTVVITLFVFSDLVDGTMARQSGRSSRWGAFLDSTLDRVADAAVFGGIALWYAGGGGDPVLCAVAIFCLASGQVVSYTKARGESIGLPVNVNGLVERAERLVITLVCAGLAGFEETFGVPRIGILLPLALWVVAAGSMVTIVQRMVTVRREAAEADAAAAAEGGTS from the coding sequence ATGCTGAACAAGTACGCGCGTGCTTTCTTCACGCGTGTTCTCACACCGTTCGCCGCTCTGCTCCTCCGGCTGGGGGTCAGCCCCGACACGGTCACGCTCATCGGCACCGGTGGGGTCATGGCGGGGGCGCTGGTCTTCTTCCCGCGAGGCGAGTTCTTCTGGGGCACCGTCGTCATCACCCTGTTCGTCTTCTCCGACCTGGTCGACGGCACCATGGCGCGGCAGTCGGGCCGCTCCAGTCGGTGGGGGGCGTTCCTCGACTCCACCCTCGACCGCGTCGCCGACGCCGCCGTCTTCGGCGGCATCGCGCTGTGGTACGCGGGCGGGGGCGGCGACCCGGTGCTGTGCGCGGTGGCGATCTTCTGCCTGGCGAGCGGCCAGGTGGTGTCGTACACCAAGGCGCGCGGCGAGAGCATCGGGCTGCCGGTGAACGTCAACGGTCTGGTGGAACGGGCCGAGCGGTTGGTGATCACCCTGGTGTGTGCCGGACTCGCCGGGTTCGAGGAGACCTTCGGCGTCCCGCGCATCGGGATCCTGCTCCCCCTCGCCCTGTGGGTGGTGGCCGCGGGCAGCATGGTGACGATCGTCCAGCGGATGGTGACCGTGCGCCGCGAGGCCGCCGAGGCGGACGCCGCCGCGGCCGCGGAGGGTGGGACCTCGTGA
- a CDS encoding elongation factor G-like protein EF-G2, translating to MGDRTNTHTGAAGRASVVDRPDSLRNVVLVGHSGAGKTTLVDALALASGAVNRTGRVEDGGSLSDYDEIEHRQQRSVQLSLVPLEWNGIRINLLDTPGHADFVGELRAGLRAADAALFVVSAADGVAGSTRLVWEECAAVGMPRALVVTHLEAARADFDEMTEVCRRVFGGDDPDAVLPLYLPLHGEERSDGHAPVAGLIGLLTQRIFDYSSGERVERAPDPEHLPLIADARARLIEGIIAESEDETLMDRYLGGEEVRTETLVEDLEKAVARGVFHPVLAAAPAAEGARQGLGTVELLELVTSGFPSPTEREIPPVTTPDGRPCPPLACDPDGPLVAEVVKTSSDPYAGRMSLVRVFSGTLRPDAAAHVSGHGPADRGPAPGREPHDVDERVGALTSPFGRRQRHLPKAVAGDLACVARLSRAETGDTLSDKDTPLLVEPWVLPDPLLPVAVEAHGRSDEDRLSQGLARLVAEDPTLRLERNPDTHQVVLWCMGEAHRDVALERLRTRYGVRVDAVPHRVALRETFAGPATGRGRHVKQSGGHGQYAVCEITVEPLPTGSGVEFVDAVVGGAVPRQFVPSVEKGVRAQAARGVAAGYPLVDVRVTLVDGKAHSVDSSDAAFQTAGALALREAAAGARILLLEPVAEVRVTVSDEYVGAVLSDLSGRRGRVVGTEQVPGGSTLVRAEVPEAEIGRYAVDLRSLSHGTGRFTRAHLRHEPVPRQVETRIRERAGAGVA from the coding sequence ATGGGCGACAGGACGAACACGCACACCGGGGCCGCCGGGAGGGCATCGGTGGTCGACCGGCCCGACTCCCTGCGGAACGTGGTGCTGGTCGGCCACAGCGGCGCGGGGAAGACGACGTTGGTCGACGCGCTGGCCCTGGCGTCGGGCGCCGTGAACCGGACGGGGCGGGTGGAGGACGGCGGCAGCCTCTCCGACTACGACGAGATCGAACACCGGCAACAGCGCTCGGTGCAGTTGTCCCTGGTCCCCCTGGAGTGGAACGGCATCAGGATCAATCTGCTGGACACCCCGGGCCACGCCGACTTCGTCGGGGAACTGCGGGCCGGTCTGCGGGCGGCGGACGCGGCCCTCTTCGTCGTCTCGGCCGCCGACGGCGTGGCCGGCTCCACCCGTCTGGTGTGGGAGGAGTGCGCCGCGGTCGGCATGCCGCGGGCCCTGGTCGTCACCCATCTGGAGGCGGCGCGCGCGGACTTCGACGAGATGACGGAGGTCTGCCGGCGGGTCTTCGGCGGCGACGACCCCGACGCCGTGCTCCCGCTGTACCTGCCCCTGCACGGCGAGGAACGGTCCGACGGACACGCTCCGGTGGCCGGGCTGATCGGGCTGCTGACACAACGGATCTTCGACTACTCGTCCGGCGAGCGCGTCGAGCGCGCCCCCGACCCCGAACACCTGCCGCTGATCGCCGACGCCCGGGCCCGGCTCATCGAGGGCATCATCGCCGAGAGCGAGGACGAGACCCTGATGGACCGCTACCTCGGTGGCGAGGAGGTCCGGACCGAGACCCTGGTCGAGGACCTGGAGAAGGCCGTGGCCCGCGGCGTCTTCCACCCCGTGCTGGCCGCCGCGCCCGCCGCCGAGGGCGCCCGGCAGGGACTGGGCACCGTGGAGCTGCTGGAGTTGGTCACCAGCGGTTTCCCCTCCCCCACCGAGCGCGAGATCCCCCCGGTCACCACCCCCGACGGCCGTCCCTGCCCTCCCCTGGCCTGCGACCCGGACGGCCCGCTGGTCGCCGAGGTGGTCAAGACGTCGTCCGACCCCTACGCGGGGAGGATGTCACTGGTGCGGGTCTTCTCCGGCACCCTGCGGCCGGACGCGGCCGCGCACGTCTCCGGTCACGGGCCGGCCGACCGGGGTCCCGCCCCCGGGAGGGAGCCCCACGACGTGGACGAGCGTGTCGGCGCTCTGACCTCCCCCTTCGGCAGGCGTCAGCGGCATCTGCCGAAGGCCGTCGCGGGCGATCTGGCCTGTGTCGCCAGGCTCTCCCGGGCCGAGACCGGCGACACCCTCTCCGACAAGGACACCCCCCTGCTGGTGGAGCCCTGGGTGCTGCCCGACCCCCTGCTGCCGGTGGCCGTCGAGGCCCACGGCAGGTCCGACGAGGACCGACTCTCCCAGGGACTGGCCCGGCTGGTCGCCGAGGACCCCACCCTGCGGCTGGAGCGGAACCCCGACACCCACCAGGTGGTGCTGTGGTGCATGGGCGAGGCCCACCGGGACGTGGCACTGGAGCGGCTGCGCACCCGCTACGGCGTCCGGGTCGACGCGGTGCCCCACCGGGTGGCGCTGCGCGAGACGTTCGCCGGGCCGGCGACCGGACGCGGACGGCACGTCAAGCAGTCCGGTGGCCACGGCCAGTACGCGGTCTGCGAGATCACCGTGGAACCGCTGCCGACCGGCTCCGGTGTCGAGTTCGTCGACGCGGTGGTGGGCGGCGCCGTGCCGCGCCAGTTCGTCCCGTCGGTGGAGAAGGGCGTGCGGGCCCAGGCGGCGCGCGGCGTCGCCGCCGGATATCCGCTGGTGGACGTCCGGGTGACCCTCGTCGACGGCAAGGCCCACTCGGTGGACTCCTCCGACGCCGCCTTCCAGACGGCCGGCGCCCTGGCCCTGCGGGAAGCGGCCGCGGGAGCGCGGATCCTCCTGCTGGAACCGGTCGCCGAGGTGCGGGTGACGGTCTCCGACGAGTACGTGGGCGCGGTGCTGAGCGATCTGTCCGGGCGGCGCGGCCGGGTCGTCGGCACCGAACAGGTGCCCGGGGGCAGCACACTGGTGCGCGCGGAGGTCCCGGAGGCGGAGATCGGCCGTTACGCGGTGGATCTGCGGTCCCTCTCCCACGGCACGGGGCGGTTCACCCGCGCCCACCTCCGTCACGAGCCGGTCCCCCGTCAGGTGGAGACGAGGATCCGCGAACGGGCCGGGGCCGGTGTGGCGTGA
- a CDS encoding HIT family protein, with translation MLARMSSEPEQQIGVGTPDAFQRLWTPHRMAYIQGENKPSGPGAGDGCPFCAIPAKSDEDGLVLARGEHVYAVLNLYPYNGGHLMVVPFRHVADYTDLTHEETVELADHTKRAMAALRAASGAQGFNIGMNQGAVAGAGIAAHLHQHIVPRWGGDTNFMPVVGHTKVLPQLLADTRRMIAEAWPAS, from the coding sequence ATGCTGGCCCGCATGAGCAGCGAGCCGGAGCAGCAGATCGGAGTGGGGACGCCGGACGCCTTCCAGCGCCTGTGGACCCCCCACCGGATGGCCTACATCCAGGGCGAGAACAAGCCGAGCGGCCCGGGAGCCGGCGACGGCTGCCCGTTCTGCGCCATCCCGGCCAAGTCCGACGAGGACGGACTCGTCCTGGCCCGTGGCGAGCACGTCTACGCGGTGCTCAACCTCTACCCGTACAACGGCGGCCACCTGATGGTCGTGCCCTTCCGGCACGTGGCCGACTACACCGACCTCACCCACGAGGAGACGGTGGAACTGGCCGACCACACCAAGCGGGCCATGGCGGCGCTGCGCGCCGCCTCGGGGGCGCAGGGATTCAACATCGGCATGAACCAGGGCGCGGTCGCGGGTGCCGGGATCGCCGCCCACCTGCACCAGCACATCGTGCCGCGCTGGGGTGGGGACACCAACTTCATGCCGGTGGTGGGCCACACCAAGGTGCTGCCGCAGCTGCTGGCCGACACCCGGCGGATGATCGCCGAGGCCTGGCCCGCGTCCTGA
- the thrS gene encoding threonine--tRNA ligase translates to MADVRVIIQRDSEREERVVTTGTTAAALFEGERSVIAARVGGRLRDLAHELADGDEVEPVEISSPDGLDILRHSTAHVMAQAVQDLFPEAKLGIGPPIKDGFYYDFDVPEPFTPDDLKRIEKRMQEIVKRGQRFSRRVTDDDEAREELADEPYKLELIGLKGNAAEAAEGAAAEVGAGELTIYDNLDAKTGELCWKDLCRGPHLPTTRAVPAFKLMRSAAAYWRGSEKNPQLQRIYGTAWPSKDELKAYLEFLAEAEKRDHRKLGAELDLFSIPEELGSGLAVFHPKGGIVRRVMEDYSRKRHEQAGYEFVNTPHITKEGLFETSGHLPNYAESMFPPLEFEGQNYRLKAMNCPMHNLVFKARGRSYRELPMRLFEFGTVYRYEKSGVVHGLTRARGFTQDDSHIYCTKEQMPGELDNLLTFVLDLLRDYGLSDFYLELSTRDDSEKFIGEPEEWEEATEALRQAAGKQGLELVMDPGGAAYYGPKISVQARDAIGRTWQMSTIQVDFQQPKRFELEYTAADGSRQRPVMIHRALFGSIERFFAVLLEHYAGAFPAWLAPVQAVGIPIGDTHVPYLEEFAAKAKAVGLRVEVDSSSDRMQKKIRNAQKSKVPFMVIAGDDDMAAGAVSFRYRDGSQKNGVPVDEAIAELARAVEERVQS, encoded by the coding sequence GTGGCGGACGTCCGTGTGATCATCCAACGCGATTCCGAGCGGGAAGAGCGCGTGGTGACCACGGGCACCACGGCCGCCGCCCTCTTCGAGGGCGAGCGCTCCGTCATCGCCGCGCGCGTCGGCGGGCGGCTGAGGGACCTGGCCCACGAACTCGCCGACGGCGACGAGGTCGAGCCGGTGGAGATCTCCAGCCCCGACGGCCTGGACATCCTGCGGCACTCCACCGCGCACGTGATGGCCCAGGCCGTGCAGGACCTCTTCCCGGAGGCCAAGCTCGGCATCGGTCCGCCCATCAAGGACGGCTTCTACTACGACTTCGACGTTCCCGAGCCGTTCACCCCGGACGACCTCAAGCGCATCGAGAAGCGGATGCAGGAGATCGTCAAGCGCGGCCAGCGCTTCTCCCGCCGGGTGACCGACGACGACGAGGCCCGCGAGGAACTGGCCGACGAGCCGTACAAGCTGGAGTTGATCGGGCTCAAGGGCAACGCCGCCGAGGCCGCCGAGGGGGCGGCGGCGGAGGTCGGCGCGGGCGAGCTGACCATCTACGACAACCTGGACGCCAAGACGGGCGAGCTGTGCTGGAAGGACCTGTGCCGCGGCCCGCACCTGCCCACCACCCGTGCCGTCCCGGCGTTCAAGCTGATGCGGTCGGCCGCCGCGTACTGGCGGGGCAGCGAGAAGAACCCGCAGCTCCAGCGGATCTACGGGACCGCCTGGCCGTCGAAGGACGAGCTGAAGGCGTACCTGGAGTTCCTGGCCGAGGCGGAGAAGCGCGACCACCGCAAGCTCGGCGCCGAGCTGGATCTGTTCTCCATCCCGGAGGAGCTGGGGTCGGGCCTGGCGGTCTTCCACCCCAAGGGCGGCATCGTCCGCCGGGTGATGGAGGACTACTCCCGCAAGCGGCACGAGCAGGCGGGCTACGAGTTCGTCAACACCCCGCACATCACCAAGGAGGGGCTCTTCGAGACGTCCGGGCATCTGCCGAACTACGCCGAGTCGATGTTCCCGCCCCTGGAGTTCGAGGGGCAGAACTACCGCCTCAAGGCGATGAACTGCCCGATGCACAACCTTGTCTTCAAGGCGCGCGGGCGGTCCTACCGGGAGCTGCCGATGCGGCTGTTCGAGTTCGGCACGGTCTACCGCTACGAGAAGTCGGGTGTGGTGCACGGCCTGACCCGGGCGCGCGGCTTCACCCAGGACGACTCGCACATCTACTGCACCAAGGAGCAGATGCCCGGCGAGCTGGACAACCTGCTCACCTTCGTGCTGGACCTCCTGCGGGACTACGGCCTGAGCGACTTCTACCTGGAGCTGTCCACCCGCGACGACTCCGAGAAGTTCATCGGCGAGCCCGAGGAGTGGGAGGAGGCCACCGAGGCGCTCCGGCAGGCCGCCGGCAAGCAGGGCCTGGAGCTGGTGATGGACCCGGGTGGCGCCGCCTACTACGGGCCCAAGATCTCGGTCCAGGCCCGCGACGCCATCGGCCGGACCTGGCAGATGTCCACGATCCAGGTGGATTTCCAGCAGCCCAAGCGGTTCGAGCTGGAGTACACCGCGGCCGACGGCTCCCGGCAGCGGCCGGTGATGATCCACCGGGCGCTGTTCGGCTCCATCGAGCGGTTCTTCGCCGTGCTGCTGGAGCACTACGCGGGTGCCTTCCCCGCGTGGCTGGCCCCGGTCCAGGCCGTCGGCATCCCCATCGGCGACACCCACGTGCCGTACCTGGAGGAGTTCGCGGCCAAGGCCAAGGCGGTCGGACTGCGGGTGGAGGTGGACTCCTCCTCCGACCGGATGCAGAAGAAGATCAGGAACGCACAGAAGAGCAAGGTGCCGTTCATGGTCATCGCCGGTGACGACGACATGGCGGCCGGGGCGGTGAGCTTCCGCTACCGCGACGGCTCGCAGAAGAACGGCGTGCCGGTCGACGAGGCGATCGCGGAGCTGGCCAGGGCCGTCGAGGAGCGCGTCCAGAGCTGA